The DNA segment TGATCCTTTCATGAAGAGATTTCAGGGGCCAACTGCTTTATTTACTGAGGTAGATAAAGACATAAATATGCATAAGTGGCAGACAACTACCAGCATGAATCTACTTGTCATCATATCATATTATATCCTATTGTAGCATATATAGTGACATTCACTATCGACATTACAGAGTACCTGTACATCTCTGTGTACAACTTTCTAGAtggttttaataaaacagtATGTGTTTAACTCCAGAACCAATAGATAACCCCCATCTTCCCAACCTCTGACCCACTGAGTTTCAGGGAAATACCTGAATGTGTCTAGAAGGCATTTTAAGTAATTCACCTACCGATCTGGGCTGAAAATCCTCTTCTTTAAGTCCCCATTTGTCTTTGTGGTACTGGTAATAGACCATGTTCTGTTTCATTACTTCATCTTTCTGGTCAAACAGAAGGTAACTAGCAGCACAAGAAGCTGCATTCTTCATGTCATTCACTAAttaataaacacacacaaaaaaaaaatccagataagGCAAATGAACAAATTCCTACTATTATCTAAGCTCTGAAAAACTCAAATGGAAACCGAACTTTTCTACCTCCCCACcagctacacagaaaaaaattgcttcccAGAAAGAATATGCTATTTTTGTGTTCTGAAACAGGTAAGGCCATGATTCAAAAATGGGGACTCACCTCTGAtggttttctattaaaattctAGCCAAACGTGCCTCCCAGGTATCCCAGTATCAGTGAGGTATCAGCCCACAGCTTGGTGATCCCCACTGGGGCACttattaaaaaaccaaataaacaaattaaaaaaaacacatttctttgtACTAGAATTGACAAAGAGGGAAGAGTCAATGTGTAAAATGTGTAGTCAAGTAACATAAGCAAAAGTCATTAATGCCTTGATACTACATGGCTGGATGTGTCTTCCCTTTATGTTGGAGCCTGCAGGAGTAGCTATAAGGGCTACATCTGTTCTTTACAGTGCAAGCAGCTCCTCAAGAAACCACAAAATTCACTGAATGATTTACCCATCAAATATGTAATCACTGAGCACCAGAACAGTACAACTTCTGTTAAGCGGTCCCCTCTTTCTTCAAAAGCCATTTAGCCCCATGGACCCCATTCTAACAGGATTATAGGAATCCACTAGGAAAAAGCAAATGGTATGAAATACTCTGTAGGTTTATCTGTGGAAGAAATTCTGAATAATAAATTGAAAGCTGAGTATTTATTCAATAGAATAAGTGGTGTTACATTAAATGTGTTGCCTTAAAGTCACAAGCTTTCTTCTCTCTAACTGAATGAGTTAGAAGTCTAAGAAAAAATTTCTTGTTAGAGCTATGCACATTCAGATGCCTAACAACCATGTGGGCCTGACAGCCTGACCACCACGGCTTCTTCGAACACACCATGTTTTCTGGTGCACAGATGTACGAAATGGATCTGTGTCATTGCATGTGTTTCAATGGATAGGAAGTGGCTGACAGTGTTTACCCTAACATGAGTTACttcagaaaggcagaagaattGGTGTATCATTTAAATATCCAAAATACATACGATGAACATTGACCATTTATATGACACTCTGAAGGGTGTAAGCAActtgtgctggcagcaggtatCATAAAAAGAACGAAGGGCAGCAATGGATCACTTCACACTGAGGCTGTAACTGCCTCTGTTTCCTAACACCCAAGTGGAGGCCAGTCACAACCATGCATAACTTAAACCAGTGGGGTCTGCCCTGGACAAAATCCAGCCCTTATGGGACTTATGTTCAGCAATTTATTTTGTCATGGATAATTTTATGAGCACAGGCCCTATACATAACGTTTACCTCCCATGCCTGTTAACTACAGTTATACAGGGAGAAAGACACCAGGTAGCTCACACGTTCTGCCCCAGAACAGGTTAAAATGCAGATTCTGGAGGCTACTATTTACATTCTAAAGCATTATAACTAGAGAAGAAGGTTATGAATGGAAACTGTCCCACATGATCCCAATGTTACTGAAGCACATTAAATGACTACTTACATTTATAATATGCAAACTGCAAGTAATGGTACATGGTGGCCACAAATTTCTCAACAACAAAGCCTCCTATAATGGGTGTCAGATTACTCTCACACTGCACTTTGCATGCAAGGACTTCAATATAATGATctagaatggaagaaaaaaaaaccaacacaggaTATGGATAGCACACAGTGAATTGTTATAAGCCCTCCCATTAGCTACCCATTAAAGTTTGGACTTATAATGCTCTCCTGGGTCCTGTGCATCTGCATCTTGCTGCTTGGAAGCACTGAGCATCTACAACTCCATCTGAAGTACATACCAATGCTGGTCTCCAGCCTTTCTGCAAAAATCAATGCGGTCTGGACTTAAATGCATCAAAGCTGCAATTCCAGAGAACTAAGCAGTTAGGTTTCACTGACACCTACAGGCAGTCTGTGGTCATAGGTTTTATATAGTGTTAGGGAGTCTCACATTATTTCCTATCTGTGAACCTAATAgtgctggtttgtttgtttttttttattttgagagcCTTTGTAACTTCATTAAATTATTGCATGAATAAGGTCCACATGCTGCTGAGtacaactttgtcacagagaaaTACAGCAGGTGATTGCAAAATAAACCTCCAGAGATGGCTGCATTTTCTGCCTGCAGTTTGGACGTTCTAAAAGAGAAGGCAGACATGAATACATCACTTGCTGCAGAACAACTATCAGCCAGAAACGTTTAAGTTCACAAGCTTACCCAGCCTACAAAAGCTTGCTGCAATGGGATAGGATGAGAGGTGATCTTATCTTCAAGAAAATACATTCCAAGAAAACCTTCCGTCAAAGAATTACAACTGTTTTCAGGATATAGTACATTCGACACCGCCaccaaacagaaacattttaaagccCTAGTTTCCCTGTTAGCCACATTTGGCAGGTGAAAGCAAGTTATCAAAGCTTGTGCAGAAAGTCTCTGACCAAGGCAAAAGAATGGCAAAGGCCCCTTCTCCTGTTTTCACCTCTGACAGCTCCCAACATGAAGAATGCCGAAGCTAACTAAAAATGATTGGCCAAACGGAATTACCAGACCCATCTTTTACAAGAGCAGTGGAGTCTCCAGACAAAGCAGTGTTCAATTCCAGCCAGCACTTAAAGCCAGAGACGCAAGTTCCTCTGAAGCAATCCCACACAATGAGGACAGCTGGCTTCCAAACATAACTCGTAGCTCAAGGATAAATACATAACCAATGCAATCATCAAATGCTTCTGGTCAACATTTCTTGCTACATCTACTTTCTGCAGTAAAAAACTCAGAGGCAGAATATATCTCCCTGGAGCAAGAGCAAAGTTCACGCCAAGCAGtgcaaatttccattttctgacctcaggaacaaaatatttgaaatgcagGCACGTGGCCGTGATGCCGTCAGGCAATACCTTCTACCTTTCCTTCtcaccactgctgctggaaattGTCCTTTCCTtccaaggaggaagaggaaggatgaCAGCAAGTGCCAGTCACAGCTAAGCATGGACACTGAGCTCTTTACAGTGGCTTGGGGGTCGTCCTGATGTCAGGGCTCTGACCCGCTGGGGAAGAAAGCCCATGTTTCTTCCTTTACCACCTGTGATGTGACCTTCCCTCCTCACCTGCTCTCCTAGACACCTAGCTGCTTTGCCCAAGAGTAAAGCAAGGCTTCAGGAGTAGCCTGCAATGGCTATTCCATGTCAGCTGTACTGGTGGATACCAGTTCCCCACTGGGAGAAACTGTGGAGCTGCTCTTGTACTTGACGTTTATGTATCAATGTTTTTTACTGGTTTCCCCTTGTCAATGCATCATGTGGCTTTAGGACAAGAAGTTGGGCTGGTTTTCCTTCTGGGAACTTGGAAattctgttgcatttttcatggttttaagTTGGTTGAGAAAACGCGCAGGCATTCCCTACACAAGTATCATCAACAACGCTGAGCCCAGAGCACTGCAGAAATGACTTGTTTCCTTTGCTACCAAAAAGCATAGGAAATGCTTATGCGCCATTTTGACAAGCATCAAAAGAGGTTGCATCCCTCTTCCTTTGCAAAGCAAAGGATTTTTTGTAAGCTAAacactaaagaaaaagaaatcttatcTGCTAGTCAAACTCTACTGtaggaaagatgaaaaataggCAAGAGAAACTCGTCGTATTTATAAGAGAGGAGGTACAGATCACCAGACATAGATAAACCATAAGCATATTTTGAAGACAGGCTAACCGCTGAGCCTCAAAGGTGTCCAAACTAATACAGAAACGATGGTCAAGAGACCAAAATGCGCTTTTGGGACACCTTTCCTACTCTCACCTGCAATGGAAAGATAGAAGTCTTTAAAATCTTTGATCTCTCGGGAGCCTTCACAGGCTGCCGTACAGTCATCGTAGGCTTTGAAGAAATCAGGAAGAGCCAGTTCCATGTCCGAGATGGATGTTCCCCAATTGTCACCATTGTACGCTCTCACAGCCCTGACAAAGAGATTCTGAAAAATTGGCAAGAATGAAAACCAACAGTGACTGCCCTGTGGAAAGCTGCATGTGAACTCAAATACAGTAAATGACATCTCTGCATTTCGGGGTTACTATATAAGCTGTTATCCAATTAATGTGAGGGCAACAAATACAGATGGCTAATAGATTTTACCAGAGTAGAAAGCAGAGTAGATTATTCCATTTCAGATCGACAGAAAAACCTGCTGGACAGAAATAATACTGTGAGTCTAAAGCACAGGTTTTGATAGTGATTTTCAATGGAACCTTAACAGCAAGCATCCGAGTTATTTTACATTGTGCTGCTACAGCACTCGCACATTTGAGTAACTTGATGCACCTGCTTAGCTCCATTAGTTATCTGCATGTAGTAGCTTTCAGGTATGCTGCTGTCTATGATTTACTGTGACTCACTGATGGACCAGTGCAAAAAAGCGCAAGAGGTGAGAATTACTGAATGCTTCAAGAAGAGATGATTGAGGAAGACAgcaagagggaaaggagagtaaGAACTGAGAACACGTAAGCAAATGAGATCCTTGAATCCCACACATCAAGAGGAGCAATGGAACACTTCCACAAGACCAGACTGAATAAAGAGCATACCTCATAAGGCTTTGTCTCCAAGTCTTTAATGTGCTCCTCAGCATCAGGTATGCTCTTATAGTAGGCCATATTTCTTTGCATCATTTCATCATCTGGATGCTTCAGAAGAAATGTGTGAGCTGCTGCAATAGCTTTTGGAAGATTATTAGCCTAaacagggatggggagaagaggaatgggGGAAGAAAGgttaattggaaaaaaacagttcaaAGTTTCCCAGTTTTTGTCAGTGAACTTTCCCACAGCCTCTACATTCCCAAACTTAACTTCTACTGAAACCACAGTCTCAGCAGATACAAGGGTACAGTAAAACCGATAGAATTCTTTACTCCTAGCTGCATCactgtgaactttttttttttttaattttaaaagtctgttatTGTTGCAGATAGCATAGATGATGATCGTAAGTCAAAAAgattactttttcctttccccctcccctgtTCATAAAGCTGACAAGGCACAAGATTATCCTGTTGCTCCTGTGTGGGATTAACCTTACAGAAATTACTGATGCTCATCTATGGCTACTGGTCACTTACCATGTTTATGTGGTGTTTATGTTGTTTATTTGCCTAGCAGCACAGCAGACAATATTACAGTAATATATCATCCTGATAGTGTTACAAAGTTAGAGCAAACAGCAGGGACTTGTTTCATAATCGTGTCCTAATGTACTATGTGATTTTCTGTACCCTTTTTTAAACTAACTTCAAACCCCATTAGAGATACTCTGCGAAGTACGTATTCCTCATTTACAACTGCATGTGCCAAACACATACATACTTCTGGGTGCAtgcatttatactttttttttttatgtatgtatatatatatttttataagctATAGTGTATAGATTTACATATTTAGGAAGAGTGAGAGAGAAAGTAAAAGTCTTTcaagtatttctgaaatgttaaaacCTTTCCCTTGTAAGCCAAGATCCACAGGAACCTGTTCAGTGTACCAGTGTGCAGGCGATAGAGCTCCACCTCACATCTGAAATAGCTTATGGAAGTGTAGGTATGAAACTATGAGCAAGAATCACAAGCACGTATGCACATGCCCTCTTCTGTTTGCATCCATAGAACGTAccctttcatttcagaaagaaacctGAGAGTCGACTACACCAAAGGAGGACTTCAGTCCTAACACGAGCTcttgctgcagtgctgctctAAGTGTCCCGGCGCTGGAACTCCGCCAGCTGCCCTTCCTGGCTGTCCCAAAACTATGCGCTTCCAGTCAGCCCAGATGGTGCTAAACACAAAGGGAGATCTCAGCTGCACTTTCGTCAAATGCctggtttcttttctgctttatgcTTAAACCCTGTTTGTCGGTAGGCTGACAGGTCTCTCATTTTTGCTTAGTTCAGAATTCACGCTGGGTTTAAATTTTCaccacttaaaaagaaaaaaaaaaaaaaagtttttgtagAAACATGTTGCTGAGCAAACTCACTGGCTACGAGAAAGCTCCCTCCAGAGgagcaagcagcagcacagaaacatctACTCCCAGGATCTAACACGTGGCAAAATTTCACTGTGGAACCCACCTGAATAAACACCTGGTCACTCTAAAAAATGACATAAAGCCTTTCCCTCTGCCTTCTTCCTACGCTATAAATGCCGTTGGCAGGGTGGGGCGGTGGGCGAAGTGACattcctttcttcagaaaaccCCCAGCCAGGAAAAAGTCCTTTGTACATAGTACTCGTTTGTAGCTCTAGACACTAAAGGCAAACCTGCCAAACTGCACCACACAAACCTCCTGCAAATGTGATTGAAAAAGTTTAATGGGAAAGGGAGAAGTTCCTCAAATTTCCCTCCCACATTCCTCCCTGCCAGTTACTTAACGGTATCAGAAACAGTAAGCAGGAATGATTTTTGCTGTGATCCATACGTGGCAAACTTTGTACGTACCCCAAAGGGGGAATGAATAGTTAAAGTAAGAAACACAAGGAATGGAAACATTTCTGGTGATGTCATTTTGGTATCCCTATGCGGCTTGGAGAATACAAGGAGAGCCTGCCCACGCTTATTCAAAAGAAACGTCCACTGTTTGATACCTTCTGTTCTGTGTGTGCAGAGGCTTTAATCTATAAAGTTAAGTTCTTCTGTACGGTCTTAGGGATGGCTTTAAATGCACAGAATTATGCCGGTGTGATGCTGTGCGTGTGGATACCCTTCCTGTTTTATGAGAACACATTTCCCTGCCTCTGTGTAATTTGGGAAAAGCACTGCATATTTTCATGAGAAAACAGCACTCCTGCAAATAAGGCACAGCAGCAGTTAAGAAGATGTGCGTTTTCAAGCAGCAATCTCAAAAGCAATGCACAGGCATACAACCCTACATAACAGACACTGGGGTATGTTGGGAGTGAATCCCgaaaagagaaaacaacctGACCAAAGACTTCAGCTTGTTTTCTCCCCGCCCCAGACGTCCcatttatttgaaatgcaaGTAATCACAGTGTCTGAGGGACTGGTGCGAGGGACGGGCCTTGATTTAGACAACAGAAGATGAAgatgagaaggagagagaaaatcgTCCATTAGATCCTGGACAGAAGGATGACAAGAAGCTGGAAAAACAGGATGAAATCTGTTACAAGAGGTGTGTGTCTCCAGCCCTGGCTCACCgaagagcaaaaaagaaatgccattCCAGGGCCAGCATCAGCGTCACACTTCAGCAGCTGATTTTCACTTTATTCCCTCCCGCTAGCTCTAACAAAACTGGAGTTTCGCAGGCATCAGGCTAGCTGCGAGTCACAGCCTGGGGGCTGCTGTGCTTGAAAGACCTGCACCAGAAGAGAGCAAGCGAGGAAGATGGACAGGCTGAGGGAGGGGAAGCAGCGAAGAGTGCTTGCAGTAGCAGAGCGGTAACATGAAGGGTCTGGAAAAGGTTTCAGACAAGGCCAAAAGCAAGCAAGGCGGACGGAAAGATGACAGGGACAGGGGTAGCAACAACACACATACAGGACAAGGAGGCAGGGTGCAGCAGCTGGGGGTCTGGGAAGAACTTGAAGGGGCCAATGTAGGGGACGTGCTGGATGAGTTGTGGCAAAACTGGAGAATAGCGAGCTGGCCGGTGCCAGGTGGGCAAGCAGGGGGCAAGACAAGACACACTGGTCCCACTGTGGGTTACACGAGGTGGGTGGGAGGAAGGGGCGGAAAGACTTGCCAGGGAGAAGAGGATGaagtgcaggcagggcagcccgGGAGGGCAGGGACTGGGAAGCCCGACCATGAGACACGGAGGGGAGACTGACGACAATTGGCAGCTCAACTGGTGTGGAAGAGGCAATGGAGAATGGGGCTATGGCCCAGAGTGACCTGCTCTGAGAGTCAGGCGAGAGGTCGGCACGACGAGAGGCTTTTCCAGCTCTGGGCATCAGGCGCACAAGGTACCTGCCTCCATAGAGACTGTGCAGGGACACGCCACGCTGTCCCCCTCCACCGTGATACCCACAGGCACGCTCAGCTTGGTGTGGCTTGGCTCGGCTCAGCCCGGCGAGGCCGGGGGGGAGCAAAGCCAGGGCCGAGAGATGGGACGGGACGGAAAGGAAGAGGGACGAAGGGCCGGGCCTCACCTTGAAGTAGGCGAACTGCAGGTACTTGTAGGGCTCGCGGCGCTGGAAGTCCTCGAGCAGGTCGCGGCCGGGCTGGGCCTGCCGGAAGGCGGGCAGCCCCTGCTTGCAGCGCCGCAGGCACTGAGCCCGCCGCAGCACCCCGGCCAGGAGGCGCAGCTCGGCCAGCgctcccccggcggcgggggcgggggcggcggcgggggggtggcCGGCGAAGCTGCAGTTGCGGTGGCAGAAGGCCTCGCTGTCCCGCAGCAGGCGGTAGAGCCGCATGCTGACCTCCAGGTAGTTGACGCTCTCGGGCCAGTTTTCGGTGCTGTACTGGTCCAGGCCGTAGCGGTAGGCGGACTCGAGCGGCATGAGCTCGTCCCGCGGGAAGCTACGGAAGCTGTAGCGCTCGTACTGTGcacccgccgccgccaccagcGCCGCCAGAGCCAGCCACATGGCTGCGCCTCCGACCGCCGTCCAGCCACTAAGCCAGCAACTGGAGCGTGGCGAGGGGAGCGGGAGAGAGCGGGACAGGGGCGGGGGCAAGGAGGGTGGGAGGGACGGTAGGTGGGCGTGGGAAGGCGGtccggccccgggccggggaGGGTGTGCGCCGGCGTGAAGGAAAGCGGGTGGTGGGGaaagcggggccgggccggggcgggccggggcggggggcccaAGAGCGGCGCTGAGGCCGGTGCTGGCGGGGGCCAGTGTGGCGCCACACTACCCCTGGGGTGTCCGCCGTGAGACCTAAGCAGGGGCGGCGCTGGTTACCACCGGGAAGGGAGACACCTAAGCAGGGGCGGCCCCGGTTACCGCCGGGAAGGGAGACCGCCTCGGacgctcctttttcttttccctctgcccctccccggggagggagggggggggcggccgcctccCCCCTCGTCTCTTGCCCGGGAtttcctcgtcctcctcctgccgcctcCTGGCGCACCATGGGGAAATGGGCCGCAGGGCTGGAAACGGGCGGAGggccatctcctctgcccccgCCTTTGGGTGCTGTCCCGCCAGCGTCTCGGGTGCCggcctgcagcctgggagatgcGTCTTCCACCTCCTTGGGGCGGGTGGAGGCGTGCGAGGCCTTTCTGCCCAGCCAAGGTGgcggggggcaggggctggggggggctccctTCGTCCCCTCGGAGGAGCTGGGGCAAGTCCCCGGaccggggccggcgggagcgTGCGGCGTAAACCTTGGGTCGGAAGAtggacagagagaggtgctgccGCTCTGCCTCCTGGGGTTGCGGCGCGCAAGggggattttcttgttttgggggCTCCGGGCCGTTTCTTGACCCTAATATTGCGCTGATATTGCCCCTGTTTTTCTAAGTGGCAGGGGACGCTCTTTGGGTTTGTTCCCCACTAGCGAAATCCCGGACTTCCACCGATGCCTCGTCTTCGCTTTGGCGCGAGCGCTGGCCTGAGTTTTTTGACCACCCTTTCCCTTCTAGGGAACTCGCCTTGGTAGAGCTATACACACTCCGATGCTTAACAGCCCCGTGggccccacagcctggccaccACGGCTTCTTGGCACAAACCCCGTCTTCTGGTGCACAGGTGTACGAAACGGATCCGTGTCGTCGCGTGTGTTCGCGTGGAGACGAAGTGGCGGCCAGCGTCTACCCTAACAGGAGTCGCTTCGGAAAGGCATCTCGTCTGCTAGTGAAACTCTCCTGTCGGAAGGATGAGAAACAGGCAAGAGAAAGTGGTCGTGTTTAGGAGAGAGGAGGTACAGATCGCCAGGCCGAGGCAAGCCAAGGCAGGCCAACCGCTGAGCCTCAAAGGCGGCCAAAGGGATACGGAAACGACGGCCAAGGGACCCGTCCGGACAGCTGTGGCTACCCGGACGGAGCAGTCGTTCTTACTCACGCACGTACGTTATGTTATTCTGACACACGGTTCCATTTCCCTGTTACCGTCAGAACTCTCTGATTTTCTGACAGCCCTCGTTTATGGTACGGGGATTAGAaaagccaccaccaccaaagaaaccaaaaacccaacataaaaacccccagtgacccccaatTCGAGCGGTTTCCAGTGCATCCAATAAAGTCGTCTTGGCCCAGACCGAGCAGGGGGCACCACGGGCGTGTCACGCTGCAAACTGAGGAACAGGACTTTGGGAGGCAACCCCCCGGGAAAACGGAAGTGCGCTTTTGGGACACCTTTCCTACGCTCGCCTGCAATGGCAAGGTAGAAGTCTTTGAAACCTTTGATCCCTCGGGAGCCTCCCCAGGCTGCCGTCCCGTCCTCGTAGGCTTTGAAGAAACGAGGGAGAGCCAGCTGCACGTCGGAAGGTGGTGGCCGTTCCGCAGTTGTCACGGTTGCAGGCCGCCAGAGGCCTGACAAAGAGATTCCGACAAGTTGTCGGGAACGAAAGCCAGCAGCGACTGCCCCGTGGGAAGGTGCGTGTGCAAGTCGGGTGGAGTAAGTGAGGTCTCTGCGTTTCGGGGTTACTGCAGAAGCTGCGATGGGCTGAAGAGCAGGTGGCCGCCAGCGCGGGGCGAGGGGAGCGGGATCGGGATGGGGAGCGGGAGCAGTGTCGGGGCCGGGAGGGTGTGGGAAGGCGGtccggccccgggccggggaGGGTGTGCGCCGGCGTGAAGGAAAGCGGGTGGTGGGGaaagcggggccgggccggggcgggccggggcggggggcccaAGAGCGGCGCTGAGGCCGGTGCTGGCGGGGGCCAGTGTGGCGCCACACTACCCCTGGGGTGTCCGCCGTGAGACCTAAGCAGGGGCGGCGCTGGTTACCACCGGGAAGGGAGACACCTAAGCAGGGGCGGCCCCGGTTACCGCCGGGAAGGGAGACCGCCTCGGacgctcctttttcttttccctctgcccctccccggggagggaggggggggggcggccgcctccCCCCTCGTCTCTTGCCCGGGAtttcctcgtcctcctcctgccgcctcCTGGCGCACCATGGGGAAATGGGCCGCAGGGCTGGAAATGGGCGGAGggccatctcctctgcccccgCCTTTGGGTGCTGTCCCGCCAGCGTCTCGGGTGCCggcctgcagcctgggagatgcGTCTTCCACCTCCTTGGGGCGGGTGGAGGCGTGCGAGGCCTTTCTGCCCAGCCAAGGTGgcggggggcaggggctggggggggctccctTCGTCCCCTCGGAGGAGCTGGGGCAAGTCCCCGGaccggggccggcgggagcgTGCGGCGTAAACCTTGGGTCGGAAGAtggacagagagaggtgctgccGCTCTGCCTCCTGGGGTTGCGGCGCGCAAGggggattttcttgttttgggggCTCCGGGCCGTTTCTTGACCCTAATATTGCGCTGATATTGCCCCTGTTTTTCTAAGTGGCAGGGGACGCTCTTTGGGTTTGTTCCCCACTAGCGAAATCCCGGACTTCCACCGATGCCTCGTCTTCGCTTTGGCGCGAGCGCTGGCCTGAGTTTTTTGACCACCCTTTCCCTTCTAGGGAACTCGCCTTGGTAGAGCTATACACACTCCGATGCTTAACAGCCCCGTGggccccacagcctggccaccACGGCTTCTTGGCACAAACCCCGTCTTCTGGTGCACAGGTGTACGAAACGGATCCGTGTCGTCGCGTGTGTTCGCGTGGAGACGAAGTGGCGGCCAGCGTCTACCCTAACAGGAGTCGCTTCGGAAAGGCATCTCGTCTGCTAGTGAAACTCTCCTGTCGGAAGGATGAGAAACAGGCAAGAGAAAGTGGTCGTGTTTAGGAGAGAGGAGGTACAGATCGCCAGGCCGAGGCAAGCCAAGGCAGGCCAACCGCTGAGCCTCAAAGGCGGCCAAAGGGATACGGAAACGACGGCCAAGGGACCCGTCCGGACAGCTGTGGCTACCCGGACGGAGCAGTCGTTCTTACGCACGCACGTTCGTTATGTTATTCTGACACACGGTTCCATTTCCCTGTTACCGTCAGAACTCTCTGATTTTCTGACAGCCCTCGTTTATGGTACGGGGATTAGAAAAGCCACCACCACCGaagaaaccaaaaacccaacataaaaacccccagtgacccccaatTCGAGCGGTTTCCAGTGCATCCAATAAAGTCGTCTTGGCCCAGACCGAGCAGGGGGCACCACGGGCGTGTCACGCTGCAAACTGAGGAACAGGACTTTGGGAGGCAACCCCCCGGGAAAACGGAAGTGCGCTTTTGGGACACCTTTCCTACGCTCGCCTGCAATGGCAAGGTA comes from the Haliaeetus albicilla chromosome 2, bHalAlb1.1, whole genome shotgun sequence genome and includes:
- the CRTAP gene encoding cartilage-associated protein isoform X1, whose protein sequence is MWLALAALVAAAGAQYERYSFRSFPRDELMPLESAYRYGLDQYSTENWPESVNYLEVSMRLYRLLRDSEAFCHRNCSFAGHPPAAAPAPAAGGALAELRLLAGVLRRAQCLRRCKQGLPAFRQAQPGRDLLEDFQRREPYKYLQFAYFKANNLPKAIAAAHTFLLKHPDDEMMQRNMAYYKSIPDAEEHIKDLETKPYENLFVRAVRAYNGDNWGTSISDMELALPDFFKAYDDCTAACEGSREIKDFKDFYLSIADHYIEVLACKVQCESNLTPIIGGFVVEKFVATMYHYLQFAYYKLNDMKNAASCAASYLLFDQKDEVMKQNMVYYQYHKDKWGLKEEDFQPRSEAVRYHNITTLQLEMYEFAKEHLMDDDEGEVVEFLDELLEVEEKKES
- the CRTAP gene encoding cartilage-associated protein isoform X2, which translates into the protein MWLALAALVAAAGAQYERYSFRSFPRDELMPLESAYRYGLDQYSTENWPESVNYLEVSMRLYRLLRDSEAFCHRNCSFAGHPPAAAPAPAAGGALAELRLLAGVLRRAQCLRRCKQGLPAFRQAQPGRDLLEDFQRREPYKYLQFAYFKANNLPKAIAAAHTFLLKHPDDEMMQRNMAYYKSIPDAEEHIKDLETKPYENLFVRAVRAYNGDNWGTSISDMELALPDFFKAYDDCTAACEGSREIKDFKDFYLSIAVNDMKNAASCAASYLLFDQKDEVMKQNMVYYQYHKDKWGLKEEDFQPRSEAVRYHNITTLQLEMYEFAKEHLMDDDEGEVVEFLDELLEVEEKKES